One Chryseobacterium sp. StRB126 genomic region harbors:
- a CDS encoding MFS transporter → MLREASEKRIRLITIMAFVSIPLSGFVTDIYLPSFPSMAKEMMVSEKDIQITLTSYLLSYGISQLFVGGILDSIGRYRPKLFALLILILSSIFITMTNSILLICLLRILQGIAVSVLVVATRAIFVDIYDAERVKHYLSYFTIAWSCGPILAPFLGGYLEKLFNWHANFYFLAFYAGFLFLFEWFFSGESLPEKKKLDLSENISLYSMMLKNKIFMLGIIILGLSYSIVMLFNITGPFIIENTFHFTPVVIGYCTLILGFSWMIGGFIGKRRLGLDFKSRILLPIILQLILIAGLITTSYFVESLYIMIPFAFFIHICSGVLFTSFFTTSMLYFPKNAGTAGGLMGGLVYVITSVTSFIISVSGTVTEQKDLSWRYLIIAILLFGVILIMNQVVKKEKAEN, encoded by the coding sequence ATGTTGAGAGAAGCATCTGAGAAACGCATCAGATTAATAACCATTATGGCCTTTGTGTCTATCCCGCTTTCGGGGTTTGTCACTGATATTTACCTGCCATCCTTCCCTTCTATGGCCAAGGAAATGATGGTTTCGGAAAAAGATATACAGATTACATTAACATCTTACCTGCTGAGTTACGGGATTTCCCAGCTGTTTGTAGGGGGTATTCTAGACAGCATCGGCCGTTACCGTCCTAAATTATTTGCTTTATTGATTTTGATCCTGAGCAGTATTTTTATTACCATGACCAACAGCATTCTACTGATATGTCTCCTTCGTATTCTTCAGGGGATTGCGGTCTCCGTACTTGTTGTGGCTACGCGTGCTATTTTCGTAGATATTTATGATGCCGAACGGGTAAAGCATTATCTGAGTTATTTTACGATTGCATGGTCCTGTGGTCCTATTCTGGCACCTTTCCTTGGCGGTTATCTTGAAAAGCTTTTTAACTGGCATGCTAACTTTTATTTTCTTGCCTTTTATGCAGGATTTTTATTTCTTTTTGAATGGTTCTTCAGTGGAGAAAGTCTTCCAGAGAAGAAGAAACTGGATCTTTCAGAAAACATCAGTCTGTATTCAATGATGCTTAAAAATAAGATCTTTATGTTGGGGATCATTATTCTCGGATTAAGCTATTCTATTGTAATGCTCTTCAATATTACAGGACCTTTCATTATTGAAAATACTTTCCATTTTACTCCTGTAGTCATCGGATACTGTACCTTGATTTTAGGTTTTTCATGGATGATCGGAGGTTTCATCGGGAAACGAAGACTGGGGCTGGATTTTAAATCGAGAATTTTACTGCCTATTATCCTTCAATTGATACTGATTGCCGGATTAATCACTACCAGCTACTTTGTGGAAAGTCTTTATATCATGATTCCTTTTGCCTTTTTTATTCACATCTGCTCGGGAGTTTTATTTACTTCGTTCTTTACAACAAGTATGCTGTATTTTCCTAAAAATGCAGGAACAGCCGGTGGACTGATGGGCGGGCTGGTGTATGTAATCACCTCGGTTACCAGCTTTATTATTTCTGTAAGTGGAACGGTAACGGAGCAAAAAGACCTTTCCTGGCGATACCTGATCATTGCAATTTTGTTATTTGGAGTGATTTTAATTATGAATCAAGTGGTTAAAAAAGAAAAAGCAGAGAATTGA
- a CDS encoding helix-turn-helix domain-containing protein produces the protein MSDQLETIKDYYKRTRRNILEISDADLETGKTHFNIIPRKYCSFKSPYNRRDYYKICFIIGKGTAHYGSHTTYVDRPVLFLPSPNIPYTWECEDDFQEGFSCLFNQEFFNVNSEFNLFKKTSLFKEWSKPFIFLDDEQIQLATMYFEQMFKLNHSTYPFRCSGIKSNLASVLHLALENRVEDVSLNELPANVRLYRLFDELLNKQFPLDSPAYPLALKTASDFADHLNVHVNHLNSSVKSVTSLTTTQIIKEKIFEESKNLLKYTNWDIAQVGYTLGFEQPSHFNNFFKKHAETSPLKFKNSF, from the coding sequence ATGAGTGATCAACTGGAAACCATAAAAGACTACTACAAACGTACCCGCAGAAATATTCTCGAAATATCTGATGCTGATCTTGAAACCGGAAAAACCCATTTCAATATCATTCCCCGAAAGTATTGTAGTTTTAAAAGTCCTTACAACAGACGCGATTATTATAAAATCTGTTTTATCATTGGAAAGGGAACAGCCCATTACGGATCTCATACCACGTATGTTGACCGCCCTGTACTCTTCTTACCTTCACCTAATATCCCTTACACCTGGGAATGTGAAGATGATTTCCAGGAAGGGTTTTCATGCCTGTTTAATCAGGAGTTTTTTAATGTAAATTCGGAATTTAACCTGTTTAAAAAGACTTCATTATTTAAAGAATGGAGTAAACCTTTTATATTTCTGGATGATGAACAGATTCAACTGGCTACCATGTATTTTGAACAGATGTTCAAACTGAACCATTCCACTTATCCTTTCCGTTGCAGTGGCATTAAAAGTAATCTCGCTTCTGTTTTGCATCTTGCCCTCGAAAACCGTGTTGAAGATGTAAGCCTTAATGAACTTCCTGCCAATGTCCGCCTGTACAGACTGTTTGATGAGCTTCTGAACAAACAGTTTCCGCTGGATTCTCCTGCTTATCCTTTAGCTTTAAAAACAGCTTCTGATTTTGCAGATCATCTGAATGTACATGTGAACCATTTGAATTCATCCGTAAAATCGGTTACAAGCCTTACTACGACACAAATTATTAAAGAAAAAATATTTGAGGAGTCTAAAAATCTTCTAAAATATACAAATTGGGATATTGCACAGGTTGGCTATACGCTTGGCTTTGAACAGCCTTCCCATTTTAATAATTTTTTTAAAAAACATGCTGAAACATCTCCTTTGAAATTTAAAAATTCTTTCTAA